Below is a genomic region from Henckelia pumila isolate YLH828 chromosome 3, ASM3356847v2, whole genome shotgun sequence.
AACAAGTGGTTCCATAGTGGTGGATCTTCCTGTCGTCCATCCCTTGCCGATCCAAACAACTCCTCTGGGGATGCCTCAAATGATGAAGATTTCGAGCTTGTGGCTAGACCTAAGGCCACTGTGTCTACTGCTACCCAGGAGGGTGGGAGTTCTTCAAGTGCTGAGGAATCTACTCTTGAAGATTCAGTGGCTGCCTCTAAGAGCAAACCTGAAAATGATGAGGaaacaattcttcaatctgaGGATGCTCAAACTGCTTCAACTGAGATTTCCTTTTCTGATGATGATGAGGCTTCACTTGTCCAAGTGCTGGAAAGTCTCAAGCAAGCCAAAAGTTCCCCATTTGTGCCTCCCTCTTCTCATCCTTTTGAGGATGAACTAGATGAAGAAATGTAGGAAGAATTTGCGGCCAATAGATCTCAACCATATGAGAGAGCTTCCTCCGCCACATCCACAAAGGATGAATTTGACGAAGAAGCTAGTGAGGAAGCAAGTGATGAGGACATGGATATTATCCTATCTATGAATATGCTACTGAAGTTAATGTTAATGTTGGTTATGATGTTGTGGATGATGTTGGAACATCGATGCCAACATGGATTTTGAAGGATATGATTTGTCGGGATAATACATTAAATCATCCCTATTGTTTCAACTTGTTCCCTTTTTCATCCCTCCAATTTGAGATGGGCCTATTTAGTCCCTCATGTTTTTTAATTTGGCCCAATTAAGTATCACTGTTAACCCACCCTTCCAATTTAACGGAAAacatcaaaaaataattttttattcttaCCAAATTTTCCCAAAAAAATAAACCTAAAGCCCTAAATCTCATCGTCAAAATTAAAAGGCTCTCATCGTAAAGAAATTCCTCCCCAAATTGAAACCAGTCAGAAAAAACCTAATTCTATCTCAGTGGCCGCCATTGAACTAACATTCTCGACGCATTGTGGGTTCGTCGACGCGCAGCAACAGGTGTAATCGGCCatcttattttcttttcttgctAACCTCGTTTTTTCCTTTCCTAACTACCGcaatgttcttttttttttttgtaagacGTAGTCTCGTTGCCTAATTCCCGCAATGTATTTTTTTTCCAGTTGGTAGTTCAATCTTCGAATTTAAGAACCATCATTCCCATTATTTACAAAAATCATGCCTTCACTTAGCCAATTACCATGATCCTCTGCCTAGTAATGAAATAAAGCTGGTAAACACCAACATATTgatttaaacataattaattattttgatttttttgaatatcGAGGCTTGATTGTTTTTTTCCCCCGTAGTGttcttattattattctttGTCATTTTGTAGTTTACTCTTTGAATTTAAGAACCAGCATTCCCATTAATTACAATAATCCCTTATCCACCGAACCAATCACCATAattatttgttttgatttttttttgaatatcaATGCTTGTTTGTGTGGTGAAACACTTATAATTATAGTTGTAAGTTAACACTTTAATGAGTTACTCATTAGTCAAGCATTTCAGAAAATGGCTTGAACCTgtaaatttatttctttttgtaatttcttgaagttattCAGATTTGACATGAGTCGGTTTGATTCAACTTATTCAAGTGCACCAAACTTTGAAGACATTGGTTTTAGGCCAAGACCTATTTTTTGTACTTGTAGTGTTGAACTCCCTCTAAAGACATCATGGACGCTGAATAACCCAGGGAGGAGGTTTCGTTCGTGTCCTAATTATGGTGTAAgggtccatttttttttttgtaaaataattAGAATGTTAGGGATATGCAATATCAAGTTaaagatattaattttttatttgcagACACCTGCATATTGTGGTGCATTTCAGTGGTGGGATCCAGAGATGTGCAGTAGATCGAAACAAATAATACCTGGACTTAAGAAAGAAATCACTGACTTGAAGGACGATAACGTTACATTAATGAAAGGTTTGAGAAATCTGGAAGACGAAATTCGCAAGAAAGATGAGATAATCAAAAGCTTAACAACTAAGAATGAATCTGCAAAGAAGTTGAAGAAAAGATTTCTTTTGATTATCGTTGGACTTGTTTTGGTGctagttttcaaaaattaatttcaaagaCGTTGGCGAAGTTTTATTGTTTATGTTTCAATGAAGTACTGTTGTTGGTTTTGATTCAATGTAGAACTATCAAACTTATTTTCATGTATCCATCTTGTCTTATTGAATGTTCTATTAAATATCATTTTCTATCTATCCTTATTGTTTATTAGATATAAATTTGGTTGAAAAAGAGCAACCAGTTACATCATCTCAAATTTTTGATCAAGAAAGTTAGCTAACAAACAAACAAGTTGAGGAAGTTTAACTCCTAAATGTTGAACCATTCTGAAATCATTCACTGCAGATATCAAAGATGAGCAACCAGCAATCACCAACTAGTTTCACTCCTAAATTTGGAATCCATTCTGGAAAATcacttttaaatataaattgaagATGATCAATTGTcgtttaaagaaaaaaaaagtcaGTCATCGATATGGAACTTGATGATAAGGCAACTTCAAAAGAGCTCATAGATCTAACATCTACCCATCAACAGTTTAAAGTTACATCAAATATTGAGACAGATGCTGACCAAGAGGAACAAGATAACTAAAAAAAGCACCTGAGGCTGAAAAATAAGTGAAGAACAAAATAAACGATAGTGCGATCAATTAAAATTCGAAACTGAACAAGCTGAACTAGACACAACCACTGATCATGAACAACCTCTTGAGTTTCAAGAGACCATTTAGCCAGAAACTACAACTGAATCAGAAACATTCAAGCATTATCTGAAGCtaccaaaattaaaaattcaaacTTTGAATATTCCATCAATCTGAGTCGTTGACACCAAGAAATAGCTCAAAATCAGCAATTCAATTCAGTTACAAAAAGAGCTACTTTTAGCAAAGATACATCTGGAAAACATCTTTGTTCCATATCCAAAACATAACGTGAAAACATGAATGTTCCAATATATGCCACACTTTCAAATCCTACTGGTTGAGGCTTGTGAAGTTGAGGTTCcatatttatttgataaagtcaTTGATGGTGTGTTGTTTTTCGAAACAGTAGGTGCATCTTTGTGAGTAGTTGTGGTAGAATCTGAACGACCATTGCTTCTCCGATCACCTAAAGAAGCTTTAAGATTGGAAACTGTGACGAAGTTCACTCCTCCTTTCACAAACATAGGTTTAATGAAATTTGTTGATTGATGAACCTGTTAAATAGAGCTTTAATATACATCCAACACTGACATTATAAGATAcacttatataaaaattaatagtaTTTTACTAACATTTATCCTTGAATTTCTTATTGAACCTCCTTCAATATGCACACCAGCCTTTGATGTTGGTTTTATAACCTGCATTAAACAAATGTAATATACGaacataagaaaataaaaataaaaattaagtaaaataatcaatgaatatgaatttttttttaaagaacatgTCTACCGGTAATTTTTTCTCTTGTTTGTTTGTTGAGATTGGACAGACGTAGTCCTACTTTGTTGAGTTGCTTGCTCATGCCGATCCTCTTTATCCACGGTGCTGCATGTCCTCTTATTATGGCCATATTCCCCACAATTTTTGCATTTTTTGTTTCTTCTAGCACCTCAAAACTTTGTCTGCGAAGAAGCAGGTGGTTCATCTCTTTCTCTCCTCCTCAATTTTGCAGGTCTACCCACTTTTTCAAGATACACAGGTGGTAATGGAGGTGGCAATTCACATTCTGGCCATAGTTCTGGACCATTAATGGGCAAAATCAATTTTTCATAACATCTCTTGTATGTCTCGATCCAATAATACCGATGAACATAATCCTCTGGATCCCCGTTGTTACACCAAATGGCACACACTGCATGCTGGCAAGGGATTCCAGTTAAATCCAATTTTCTGCAGCTGCAGGATCTACTGCCTAGGTCCACAGTGTGTTGTTCATCTTGTCCCATGATCTGGAAATGTGTGTTATCAGCTTGCATTGGAAAATTCCTTGCTGCATACATGTAAATCTTTGCCAACACTTTTTTAATCTTGGGACATAACTTTTCATCACACTTCTCAGCCATTTCTCTATTCACTTGGAATCgaaccatgagaaaattttgtATAGATTCAAACATTGGAATCATGGCCTTCTCCCTTGCATCTAAAATGTATCTATTGAAGCATTCACACATGTTATTTAAAAGGATATCACACTTTGGAAATGTGGTGAAATGAGACCTATACCAATGTTGCACTGGTTTATTCGCCAACCACTCATATGCCTTCTCGTCTATCTCCTTCAGCTCCTCCATTTTTCGACGAAAATCAGCAACTGTCTTTGCTTTGGCAGTTGCCCAAAGGGAATTTTTCACAGCAGGGCCTCTGAAACCATCAGTTTTCATATTGCTATGTAAATGTCTTACACAGAAACGATTCTCTGCATCAGGAAACAAACTCTTAAATGCTGGAATTAGACCCTTTTGTTTATCTGCCATGAAAGTCCATGCATATTGATCTTCAAAACCTATATCAGATTCCAATTCGTAAAAACCACATCCAACTATCTTTGGTCTCTCTCTCAACCAAGGCACATGAAATAGGAAAAATATTGTTATTAGGGTCCAATTCAACTGCTGCCAACAATTGGCCTCCATACTTACCTTTCAGAAAACATCCATCCACTCCAATGAGGGGTCTACATGCTTTCTTAAACATATCTCTACATGCAGAGAAACAGACATACATACGCTGGAACCTCAGACCATCAGAATCCTCACTCAACTTTAGAATCACCGTTGCAGCTTCATCAACCCTCTTCAATTCAACACAATAGTTTCTTATCTTTCTAAATTGCTCTTTAATATTGCCTTCCATGATGTCAATAGCTTTTCTCTTTGCCATGTACGCTTGTTTCCTTGAAATAAGTACTTTTAAGGTTGAGTTAACCTCTTTTCTGAATTCACTTGTCCCTAGCTTTGGAttcgatttgaatttttttgcaaAGGTCTTCGCCAACCAACCTGATttgacatttttattttttaggttCCAGCAAAAATTTTTGTGCTCAGGTTGAAAAGTTTTGATCTGCCAACAACTATCCTTGCTCATGGTTGACTCATGAATTAATCACCCACACCCTTTGTTTTTGCATATACCTCTAAGCCGCAACTTatcatttttcacaaaaataattGTCATTCCATTTCTAATGCAGTGACTGTCAATGGCAAATTTTGCCTCTTCTCTAGAGCTAAAGATCATTCCAAGCTTCAACTCAGGATTTTTTCCATCCTTAACGGGATCAAACATGACATATTTATtgaattcttcatcatctgaaCCCACTTGACTATTCAGTTTGTCACTATCAACACAATCTTCTTTACCCTCTTCATTTTGTATCTTAGACAATACGATACTACGAATTTCATCAACCTCACTTTGACCCTTTGAAGATTCAATGCCACGATTATTAAAATCACAAATTATCATATCTTCTTCAAAATTATAATCACTCATCTTCATCTCCACATTTCTCTGCATCACCCTCACCACTAACATTTAGATATAAATTTCCATCATCGGCCTCAATAGTAAcatttattaaattttcatcattttctataaatatttCCACTACATTGTAATTTGGGATGTGATCTTTAATGCACAAAAGATCCATATCAGATGCCAAATATCTTCCCATGGTTAAATCAGCCCCAAATTTGTGCCAAAACCTAATATTATCTTTCTCTTGAAAACCAAGTTCCATGGCAAAACCCATCAACCGAACCATACTTAATTTAGTAAAATCAACATAGTCAAAATATTCACTATCTCCACCGATATATTCTTTACACTTGCGCGTAGTTTTCATTGCTCCACCATAATACATCTTGAGGCTAATACAATCTGGTTCTCCAATAAAGCCTACAAATACAAAATTGAAAATGTAAGGCCatgaaaacgaaaaaaaaaaaaataaagcctCATAGACGATTGATTATGAACAATACCATAGAAAGGGGTGGACATCGAG
It encodes:
- the LOC140888974 gene encoding uncharacterized protein → MIICDFNNRGIESSKGQSEVDEIRSIVLSKIQNEEGKEDCVDSDKLNSQVGSDDEEFNKYVMFDPVKDGKNPELKLGMIFSSREEAKFAIDSHCIRNGMTIIFVKNDKLRLRGWLAKTFAKKFKSNPKLGTSEFRKEVNSTLKVLISRKQAYMAKRKAIDIMEGNIKEQFRKIRNYCVELKRVDEAATVILKLSEDSDGLRFQRMYVCFSACRDMFKKACRPLIGVDGCFLKGFEDQYAWTFMADKQKGLIPAFKSLFPDAENRFCVRHLHSNMKTDGFRGPAVKNSLWATAKAKTVADFRRKMEELKEIDEKAYEWLANKPVQHWYRSHFTTFPKCDILLNNMCECFNRYILDAREKAMIPMFESIQNFLMVRFQVNREMAEKCDEKLCPKIKKVLAKIYMYAARNFPMQADNTHFQIMGQDEQHTVDLGSRSCSCRKLDLTGIPCQHAVCAIWCNNGDPEDYVHRYYWIETYKRCYEKLILPINGPELWPECELPPPLPPVYLEKVGRPAKLRRRERDEPPASSQTKF